A genomic region of Dermacentor andersoni chromosome 9, qqDerAnde1_hic_scaffold, whole genome shotgun sequence contains the following coding sequences:
- the LOC129384173 gene encoding venom serine carboxypeptidase-like has product MARPDEVFRIWQLNCSCFTALKASLQHYLRSQDAKLHGTTLWQHANDLDLTLLTDEAFPIRIGSYTHGDTIPDLCFVKNTAYVRWSNFAEDLGSDDLILAAYLPIVIRKPKSYTPQDPEPLFLTPYIENCSYYEAREKSKIPFAQSFGVAAYSGYITVNKTARSNLFFLLTEVQGNSSDAPLLLWTQGGPGLSALFGLFLENGPVDFIGFGSNYTPILQNRTNTLQKNMSVLYLDLPVGAGFSFTGDEQNGYPTSLEEIVLHVKEFLDQFVKVFSEYEGRDFYLAGESYGARYSVAVAHYWNIMNLSDSKLNLKGVIGGNGFLGPIFDLADSSDFLYQMSMVDSKGRTEFKERFQLMKRLAASENVTHKMYALMLLTSTLFINDTSPTLFQNLTLYHDHASPMYTHRPVRMLYCAGFLNDSVTKVLLHAGANNTFQIINEVMLQTFAIDSLRDISTFNEHVLNESRVLLYNGQMDALFPSVNQRDYYRRLNWTYADDYRNATRYPWQPHPGYYGFAGYMKTVHNFTEAVILGMSHYGAAEKPDEPYFLITQFIANSSKGGSV; this is encoded by the exons ATGGCCAGGCCAGATGAAGTGTTCCGTATCTGGCAGTTGAACTGCAGCTGTTTCACTGCGCTGAAAGCTTCCCTGCAGCACTACCTCCGCAGCCAGGATGCCAAGCTCCAC GGTACCACGCTGTGGCAGCATGCTAACGACCTGGATCTCACCCTATTGACGGACGAGGCGTTCCCCATCCGCATCGGCTCGTACACGCACGGAGACACTATCCCGGATCTCTGCTTCGTGAAGAACACAGCCTATGTCCGCTGGTCCAATTTCGCGGAGGATCTTGGCAGCGACGACCTTATACTAGCCGCGTACTTACCCATCGTCATCAGGAAACCCAAGTCGTACAC CCCACAAGATCCCGAGCCTCTGTTTCTCACTCCATACATTGAGAACTGTTCTTACTACGAAGCAAGAGAAAAGAGCAAAATACCGTTTGCTCAGAGCTTCGGAGTTGCTGCTTACTCTGGTTACATCACTGTGAACAAAACTGCTCGAAGCAATCTCTTCTTTCTCCTGACTGAAGTACAG GGCAACTCATCTGATGCACCCCTCTTACTATGGACTCAAGGTGGCCCGGGTTTATCTGCACTGTTTGGCCTGTTTCTCGAGAACGGTCCCGTGGATTTTATTGGTTTCGGCTCAAACTACACTCCAATATTACAAAACAGAACTAATACCTTACAAAAGAACATGAGCGTCCTCTACCTGGATCTTCCGGTGGGGGCTGGCTTCAGCTTCACAGGAGACGAACAAAACGGTTACCCAACAAGCCTCGAGGAAATAGTATTGCACGTGAAGGAATTTTTGGACCAATTCGTAAAAGTCTTCTCTGAATATGAAGGTCGGGACTTCTATCTCGCTGGAGAATCATACGGAG caaGGTATTCCGTCGCTGTCGCCCACTATTGGAATATTATGAACTTGAGCGACTCAAAACTAAACCTCAAGGGGGTGATTGGAGGCAATGGATTCCTCGGCCCTATATTTGATTTAGCCGACTCCAGCGACTTCCTCTACCAGATGTCGATGGTCGACTCGAAAGGACGGACGGAATTTAAAGAACGGTTTCAGCTCATGAAAAGGCTGGCAGCGTCTGAAAATGTTACCCATAAAATGTACGCACTGATGCTGCTCACCAGCACTTTATTTATAAACGATACGTCGCCTACGCTGTTTCAGAATCTCACCTTATACCATGACCACGCAAGCCCCATGTACACCCACAGACCAGTTCGAATGCTATACTGTGCTGGATTTTTAAATGACAGTGTAACCAAAGTATTGCTGCATGCTGGGGCGAACAACACTTTTCAAATCATCAATGAAGTTATGCTACAGACCTTTGCTATCGACAGCTTGAGAGATATTAGCACCTTCAATGAACATGTACTAAACGAATCTAGAGTGCTGTTATACAACGGACAAATGGACGCACTTTTTCCGTCGGTAAACCAACGGGATTATTATCGAAGGTTGAACTGGACGTACGCAGATGACTACAGAAATGCTACTCGCTATCCTTGGCAGCCGCATCCCGGGTACTACGGCTTTGCTGGCTATATGAAGACAGTGCATAATTTCACAGAAGCTGTCATATTAGGCATGAGTCACTATGGTGCCGCAGAGAAACCTGATGAACCATACTTCCTGATAACTCAATTTATTGCTAACTCATCGAAAGGTGGAAGTGTTTAA